The Drosophila innubila isolate TH190305 chromosome 3R unlocalized genomic scaffold, UK_Dinn_1.0 2_E_3R, whole genome shotgun sequence genome has a segment encoding these proteins:
- the LOC117791045 gene encoding uncharacterized protein LOC117791045, protein MVEKALFSGAIERLTTLPWRQLFYMFYIEPIVFTLIFSHLLSGTIMRNEIMYQTCKVIFHYNETDCRQLDNKEAGPEIHAIETDIQSYVADMFLSRTLLESIVPAICGLFSGSWSDHYGRKPLLIVSMIGFTGSAVITTIICALSRSYDINPWWYTLAAVPHSFLGGMCVFSVAAFCFLSDITDIKTRPYRMIFMEMLIFVAISSGSLLSSYVYAATNAAITQGISASLITIVTVYIVCYLPESLHIRLEQDVREKDENKVHSSVCDNQLKCVTSDCSNKLTSDEKIELGKVHLDEKIETKQRSPEESKEKTETETDSNKATLFSLTHLKEMLVTCCKPREHQARGIIWLVTLTMFMTMFVLDGVMTVMYLFVRQKFHWSVREFTFFETVGQLVPMLGALIGFLILRKVFGLSVVVLALLSLLSEILSNLVKGFAELPWHMYLSIALGVFRSIGGPMCRTIVSNIVPASDLGKIFSIKNVLQSFAPFVAAPLYTFIYQRSLTFCPGLFNFLSAALFLVAFVAIGCVLRIKLKHKQHYADLLK, encoded by the exons atggtgGAAAAAGCTTTATTTTCTGGTGCCATCGAGCGTCTGACAACTTTACCATGGCGACAATTATtctatatgttttatatagaACCAATTGTATTTACACTGATATTTTCGCACCTGCTGTCAG GCACTATTATGCGAAATGAGATTATGTATCAAACGTGCAAGGTTATCTTTCATTACAATGAAACCGATTGCAGACAGTTGGATAATAAAGAAGCGGGCCCTGAGATACAC GCCATTGAAACTGATATACAGTCATATGTCGCCGATATGTTTCTGAGTCGCACGTTGCTGGAGAGCATTGTTCCAGCCATATGTGGATTGTTTTCCGGATCGTGGTCGGATCACTATGGCCGCAAGCCGTTGCTCATTGTCTCAATGATTG GTTTTACAGGCTCTGCTGTGATAACGACCATCATTTGTGCTCTATCCAGATCTTATGATATCAATCCCTGGTGGTATACACTGGCAGCAGTTCCTCACTCTTTCCTGGGTGGCATGTGCGTCTTTTCAGTGGCCGCCTTTTGTTTCTTATCGGACATAACAGATATTAAAACAAGACCATACAG AATGATATTCATGGAAATGCTGATCTTTGTAGCCATCAGCAGTGGTTCCTTACTATCCAGTTACGTGTATGCAGCTACAAATGCTGCTATAACCCAGGGAATTTCTGCATCCCTTATTACAATAGTTACAGTGTATATCGTATGCTATTTGCCAGAGAGCTTGCACATTCGACTGGAACAGGATGTGCGGGAGAAGGACGAGAATAAAGTACACAGTTCAGTCTGCGATAACCAACTGAAATGTGTTACTAGTGATTGTTCTAATAAACTGACGAGCGATGAAAAGATTGAGTTGGGAAAAGTGCATTTGGATGAGAAAATAGAAACTAAACAAAGGAGTCCTGAGGAGTCAAAAGAGAAGactgagacggagacggaTTCAAATAAGGCTACGCTCTTTAGCCTGACACACTTAAAGGAAATGTTGGTAACTTGCTGCAAGCCACGTGAACATCAAGCACGTGGCATCATTTGGCTTGTGACTTTGACCATGTTTATGACCATGTTCGTATTGG ATGGTGTTATGACAGTGATGTATTTGTTTGTGCGTCAAAAGTTCCATTGGTCCGTCAGAGAGTTTACATTCTTTGAAACTGTTGGTCAGCTGGTGCCCATGCTGGGGGCTTTAATAGGTTTTCTTATATTACGCAAG gtaTTTGGCTTATCTGTAGTCGTGTTGGCATTATTGTCGCTACTCTCGGAAATATTAAGCAATCTCGTTAAGGGTTTTGCCGAGTTACCTTGGCACATGTATCTATCGATTGCTTTGGGAGTATTCCGATCTATCGGAGGGCCAATGTGTCGCACCATTGTCTCCAACATAGTTCCTGCTTCGGATTTGG GTAAAATATTCTCCATCAAAAATGTGCTACAATCATTTGCGCCTTTTG TTGCTGCACCGCTTTATACTTTTATCTACCAACGTTCTTTGACCTTTTGTCCGGGTCTATTCAACTTTCTTAGTGCGGCACTGTTTTTAGTGGCATTCGTGGCCATTGG CTGCGTTCTGCGCATTAAACTTAAACACAAGCAGCATTATGCCGATTTACTAAAGTGA